Proteins from a genomic interval of Candidatus Tumulicola sp.:
- a CDS encoding homoserine dehydrogenase — protein MVIGLLGCGVVGGGVADRVLRGPVVHGLTLSLARVLVRDLAKPRTPQSVKPHLTTSALDVMCDSKVSVIAECIGGLEPAGEYVESALRDGKHVVTANKALIAERGAHLSAVAAARGVALRYEAAVGGAIPVVRTLRQLVEVDEITEVGGVINGTTNFILSAMEEGAELADALGEAQRCGFAEADASTDLEGVDAAFKLAILAATAFGAWPAWRSIARRGISDVSKGDLAQARRDGTRLRLVAYARREKEGIAATVTPAFVPLNHPFAAPQGVENVVRIVGRCTGPVLMAGLGAGRDATASAVLSDVSDIAAWLAAGGRSVARFAAPEPIREMNTVPLALDEARGSYPIWEDVTLGHARGEIVSAAGS, from the coding sequence ATGGTCATCGGACTGCTCGGTTGCGGCGTTGTGGGCGGGGGCGTCGCCGATCGCGTTTTGCGCGGACCGGTGGTGCACGGGCTGACGCTCTCGCTCGCTCGCGTGCTGGTCCGTGATCTTGCGAAACCGCGCACTCCCCAAAGCGTCAAACCACACCTCACGACGAGCGCGCTCGACGTCATGTGCGACTCGAAAGTCTCGGTCATCGCGGAGTGCATCGGCGGGCTCGAACCCGCCGGCGAGTACGTCGAGAGCGCGCTGCGCGACGGCAAGCACGTCGTCACGGCCAACAAAGCACTGATCGCGGAGCGCGGCGCCCACCTCAGCGCAGTGGCGGCTGCGCGCGGGGTCGCGCTGCGCTACGAAGCGGCCGTCGGCGGGGCTATCCCCGTCGTGCGGACGCTTCGTCAACTGGTGGAAGTCGACGAGATCACCGAGGTCGGCGGCGTGATCAACGGCACGACAAATTTCATCCTCTCCGCGATGGAAGAAGGGGCCGAATTGGCCGACGCGCTGGGCGAAGCGCAACGCTGCGGTTTCGCAGAAGCCGATGCGAGCACTGATCTCGAGGGCGTCGACGCCGCATTCAAGCTCGCCATCTTAGCCGCCACCGCGTTCGGAGCGTGGCCGGCGTGGCGCTCCATCGCTCGCCGCGGCATCAGCGACGTTTCCAAAGGCGATCTCGCGCAAGCGCGCCGCGACGGCACGCGCCTCCGCCTCGTCGCCTACGCGCGCAGAGAGAAAGAAGGCATCGCCGCTACGGTGACGCCCGCGTTCGTTCCCTTAAACCATCCCTTTGCGGCGCCGCAGGGCGTTGAAAATGTGGTTCGCATCGTCGGGCGCTGCACAGGTCCCGTGCTCATGGCCGGACTCGGAGCCGGGCGCGACGCGACCGCCTCCGCGGTGCTCAGCGACGTCTCCGACATCGCCGCATGGCTCGCCGCAGGCGGCCGTTCTGTGGCGCGGTTTGCCGCGCCCGAACCGATACGGGAGATGAACACCGTTCCACTAGCGCTGGACGAGGCTCGCGGCTCCTATCCGATCTGGGAAGACGTCACGCTCGGTCACGCACGCGGAGAAATCGTTTCGGCCGCCGGTTCGTGA
- a CDS encoding cupin domain-containing protein, producing MKQRIVSLFFCLSLVTVLAAAALAAGMSAAPTVVTADSIKWAPFPGMKGVQTAVLFGDPAKAGAEYATRLKLADGVKFPPHTHPRLEEVTVLSGTLVVGVGSKWDASKMNPLAAGAFAAIPAGLPHFAMSKGVTIIEIHGIGPDVINMVKTH from the coding sequence ATGAAGCAACGTATCGTGTCGTTGTTCTTTTGCCTTTCCTTAGTAACGGTGCTCGCGGCGGCCGCGCTGGCTGCCGGCATGAGCGCTGCGCCGACCGTCGTGACGGCAGACAGCATCAAGTGGGCTCCGTTCCCCGGTATGAAGGGTGTTCAGACCGCGGTGCTCTTCGGCGATCCGGCCAAGGCCGGCGCTGAATACGCCACGCGATTGAAACTCGCTGACGGCGTCAAATTCCCGCCCCACACCCATCCGAGACTCGAAGAAGTGACCGTGCTCAGCGGAACGTTGGTGGTCGGCGTGGGCAGCAAATGGGATGCGTCGAAGATGAACCCGCTGGCCGCCGGCGCATTTGCCGCGATTCCCGCGGGCCTGCCCCACTTCGCCATGAGCAAGGGTGTGACGATAATCGAGATCCACGGGATCGGCCCTGACGTCATAAACATGGTGAAGACGCACTAG
- a CDS encoding efflux RND transporter periplasmic adaptor subunit, with product MIESTTPTRPISFPGAALWDAVRRRWLLIAGIIAAIAIAVIVIQSVRGASSGPRFVTAPVQYGTIHSTVAETGTVNPVSQVNVGTQVSGTITKIEADFNSVVRKNQILAVIDQTSFQAANAQAQAALAQAQAGASAQTSGISQAQATFQAALATSHQVAAGVASAQAEVAKAQSQATLAELTVSRDRALLAQGYIAQNQVDLDATNAAVAQRSLAVAIATQKAAEAQAMASAAQARAAAAQTTTAGFQAQAGQAQVAAATGQVAQSTYNLDRTIIRSPIDGVVVSRNVSVGQTVAASFTTPTLFVIASNLKDMQVDVSVAEADVGNVRAGAAALIQVPAFPNVSFKGTVAQVRVNPTVTQNVVTYDAIVTVHDDTARLMPGMTANVSIDVGQHNRTLLVPTAALLYQSRAAAGSTSSVSSAPGSRVQLTVLRNNRPVQVSVVIGLSDANNVEIASGDLKNGDRVVTAVLQGTQSRPTSPFSGGAGRRGGG from the coding sequence ATGATTGAATCCACCACCCCAACTCGTCCCATCTCTTTTCCAGGTGCAGCGCTGTGGGACGCAGTGCGCAGGCGCTGGCTGCTCATCGCAGGGATCATCGCCGCCATCGCGATCGCGGTGATCGTGATCCAAAGCGTTCGCGGCGCTTCCTCGGGTCCGCGCTTTGTGACCGCCCCGGTCCAATATGGAACGATTCATTCGACGGTCGCGGAGACGGGCACCGTCAATCCGGTGAGTCAGGTCAACGTCGGCACGCAGGTGTCGGGCACGATCACGAAAATCGAGGCCGATTTCAACTCGGTGGTGCGTAAGAACCAGATCCTCGCGGTCATCGATCAAACAAGTTTCCAAGCTGCCAACGCTCAGGCGCAAGCGGCGCTCGCTCAAGCACAAGCGGGAGCCTCTGCGCAGACCAGCGGCATCTCGCAAGCGCAAGCGACTTTCCAAGCCGCGCTGGCCACCAGCCATCAAGTCGCGGCGGGCGTCGCTTCCGCGCAAGCCGAGGTCGCGAAGGCACAATCGCAAGCCACATTGGCGGAGTTGACCGTTTCGCGAGACCGCGCGCTCCTCGCACAAGGTTACATCGCGCAGAATCAAGTCGACTTGGACGCGACGAACGCCGCGGTGGCGCAGAGATCGCTCGCCGTGGCGATCGCCACGCAGAAAGCCGCGGAGGCGCAAGCGATGGCAAGCGCCGCGCAGGCGCGTGCCGCCGCCGCTCAGACGACCACCGCCGGGTTCCAAGCACAGGCCGGACAAGCGCAGGTCGCCGCGGCGACTGGACAAGTGGCGCAAAGCACGTACAATCTTGATCGCACCATCATCCGCAGCCCGATCGACGGCGTCGTGGTATCGCGCAACGTCAGCGTCGGGCAAACCGTCGCGGCTTCGTTCACGACACCGACCTTGTTCGTCATCGCTTCCAACTTGAAGGACATGCAGGTCGACGTCTCGGTCGCGGAAGCCGACGTCGGCAACGTCCGCGCGGGCGCCGCGGCGCTGATCCAAGTCCCCGCGTTTCCGAACGTCTCCTTCAAGGGAACGGTTGCGCAAGTGCGCGTCAATCCGACCGTGACCCAAAACGTGGTCACCTACGATGCCATCGTCACGGTGCACGACGACACCGCGCGGCTCATGCCGGGCATGACGGCAAACGTCAGCATCGACGTCGGTCAGCATAACCGCACGCTGCTGGTGCCGACCGCCGCGCTGCTCTATCAGTCTCGCGCCGCAGCCGGCTCGACTTCTTCTGTGTCAAGCGCCCCCGGATCTCGCGTGCAACTCACCGTGCTGCGCAACAATCGCCCGGTCCAAGTCTCGGTCGTCATCGGGCTCAGCGACGCCAATAATGTGGAGATCGCCTCGGGTGACCTCAAAAACGGCGATCGCGTGGTCACCGCCGTGCTGCAGGGCACCCAGTCACGACCGACCTCGCCGTTCTCCGGCGGCGCCGGCCGACGCGGCGGCGGCTAG
- a CDS encoding DUF5069 domain-containing protein — protein sequence MSTLDLTKNYPRSGRELIGGFAWLGRAADKARAKQAGTLGEYVSLCAMDSGFLERCGVMDDTFVDLVRGGATDDDLAEHFERYVSAVQRDAANHWVLIDMASHLEEQDREEGRQAA from the coding sequence ATGAGTACACTCGACTTGACCAAGAACTACCCACGAAGCGGCCGCGAACTGATCGGCGGATTCGCTTGGTTGGGTCGCGCTGCTGACAAAGCACGCGCCAAGCAAGCCGGCACGCTCGGCGAATACGTCTCGCTATGCGCGATGGATAGCGGCTTCCTCGAGCGCTGCGGCGTCATGGATGATACGTTCGTTGATCTGGTCCGCGGCGGCGCCACGGACGATGATCTCGCCGAACACTTCGAGCGCTACGTCTCGGCCGTGCAGCGCGATGCCGCAAATCATTGGGTGCTCATCGACATGGCAAGCCATCTCGAGGAGCAAGATCGCGAGGAGGGTCGCCAAGCCGCCTGA